The following are encoded in a window of Pseudomonas graminis genomic DNA:
- a CDS encoding ParA family protein, whose protein sequence is MAKVFAIANQKGGVGKTTTCINLAASLVATKRRVLLIDLDPQGNATMGSGVDKHALEHSVYDLLIGECDLNQAMHFSEHGGYQLLPANRDLTAAEVVLLEMQMKESRLRAALAPIRENYDYILIDCPPSLSMLTLNALVAADGVIIPMQCEYFALEGLSDLVDNIKRIGELLNPQLKIEGLLRTMYDPRLSLINDVSAQLKEHFGEQLYDTVIPRNIRLAEAPSFGMPALAYDKTSRGALAYLALAGEMVRRQRRGSRTAAQPT, encoded by the coding sequence ATGGCTAAGGTATTCGCGATAGCGAACCAAAAAGGGGGTGTGGGTAAAACCACAACCTGTATCAACCTCGCGGCTTCGCTGGTGGCTACCAAGCGTCGGGTGCTGTTGATCGATCTCGATCCGCAAGGCAATGCCACCATGGGCAGTGGTGTGGATAAGCATGCGCTTGAGCACTCGGTCTACGATTTGCTGATCGGCGAGTGCGACCTGAATCAGGCCATGCACTTTTCCGAACACGGCGGCTATCAGCTGCTGCCGGCAAACCGTGATCTGACGGCTGCCGAGGTGGTCCTGCTTGAAATGCAGATGAAGGAATCGCGTCTGCGCGCAGCACTGGCGCCCATCCGCGAAAATTACGATTACATCCTCATCGATTGCCCTCCATCGCTTTCAATGTTGACGCTCAACGCGCTGGTCGCGGCCGACGGCGTGATTATCCCCATGCAGTGTGAGTACTTTGCGCTCGAAGGTCTGAGTGACCTTGTGGATAACATCAAGCGCATCGGTGAATTGCTCAATCCCCAACTCAAGATCGAGGGTTTGCTGCGGACCATGTATGACCCGCGGCTTAGCCTGATCAACGATGTTTCGGCGCAGCTCAAAGAGCATTTCGGCGAGCAGCTGTACGACACCGTGATTCCGCGCAATATTCGTCTGGCCGAGGCGCCCAGCTTCGGCATGCCGGCTTTGGCGTACGACAAGACTTCTCGCGGCGCGCTGGCTTACCTGGCGCTTGCGGGCGAGATGGTTCGTCGCCAACGTCGCGGCAGTCGCACTGCGGCTCAGCCCACTTAA
- a CDS encoding ParB/RepB/Spo0J family partition protein: MAVKKRGLGRGLDALLSSPTVTALEEQAVKATERELQHIPLDLIQRGKYQPRRDMDPQALEELANSIKAQGVMQPIVVRPIADNRFEIIAGERRWRASQQAGIETIPAMVRDVPDEAAIAMALIENIQREDLNPIEEAIALQRLQQEFQLTQQQVAEAVGKSRVSVANLLRLIALPEVIKTMLSHGDLEMGHARALLGLPEDQQVEGARHVVARGLTVRQTEALVRQWLSGKQEAAEPVKADPDITRLEQRLAERLGSAVQIRHGQKGKGQLVIRYNSLDELQGVLAHIR, encoded by the coding sequence ATGGCCGTCAAGAAACGTGGACTCGGACGTGGGCTGGACGCACTGCTGAGCAGCCCCACCGTCACCGCACTGGAAGAACAGGCGGTGAAGGCCACTGAGCGCGAGCTTCAACACATCCCACTGGACCTGATTCAGCGAGGCAAGTACCAGCCGCGTCGTGATATGGATCCCCAGGCGCTGGAAGAACTGGCGAACTCGATCAAGGCGCAAGGGGTCATGCAGCCGATCGTGGTCCGCCCGATCGCCGACAACCGCTTTGAGATCATCGCGGGCGAGCGCCGCTGGCGCGCCAGCCAGCAGGCAGGGATTGAGACGATCCCTGCCATGGTGCGTGACGTGCCGGATGAAGCGGCGATCGCGATGGCGCTGATTGAGAACATCCAGCGCGAAGACCTGAATCCGATCGAGGAAGCGATTGCCCTGCAGCGTCTGCAGCAGGAATTTCAGCTGACCCAGCAGCAAGTGGCGGAAGCGGTAGGCAAGTCGCGAGTCAGCGTCGCCAATTTGCTGCGACTGATCGCATTGCCGGAAGTGATCAAGACCATGCTCTCCCATGGTGATCTTGAGATGGGCCATGCCCGGGCCCTACTGGGGCTGCCTGAAGATCAGCAGGTTGAAGGGGCGCGACATGTTGTCGCACGCGGTCTGACCGTGCGCCAGACAGAAGCACTGGTTCGCCAGTGGCTGAGCGGCAAACAGGAGGCTGCCGAACCGGTGAAGGCTGATCCTGACATCACACGTCTCGAGCAGCGCCTAGCCGAGCGGCTGGGCTCCGCGGTGCAAATCCGGCATGGACAGAAGGGCAAAGGTCAGTTGGTTATTCGTTATAACTCGTTGGACGAGCTACAGGGTGTGCTCGCTCACATTCGCTGA
- a CDS encoding F0F1 ATP synthase subunit I, giving the protein METRTPNRLPFHRLAVFPILLAQLIVLLGAALALWQWHGVVAGYSGLCGGLIAWLPNVYFAHKAFRYSGARAAQAIVRSFYAGEAGKLIFTAVLFALTFAGVKPLAPLAVFGVFILTQLVSWFAPLLLRTRLSRP; this is encoded by the coding sequence ATGGAGACACGCACGCCAAACCGCTTGCCGTTCCATCGCCTGGCTGTTTTCCCGATCTTGCTGGCTCAGTTGATTGTCCTCCTGGGGGCAGCGCTGGCGCTTTGGCAGTGGCACGGCGTCGTAGCCGGGTATTCGGGACTTTGCGGTGGCCTGATAGCCTGGCTGCCGAATGTGTATTTTGCTCATAAGGCATTCCGGTACTCCGGGGCCAGGGCAGCGCAGGCCATCGTTCGGTCGTTCTACGCCGGCGAGGCAGGCAAGTTGATTTTTACGGCAGTGCTCTTTGCACTGACGTTTGCAGGAGTAAAGCCGCTGGCTCCGCTGGCGGTTTTTGGCGTTTTCATACTGACCCAACTGGTCAGTTGGTTTGCGCCCCTGCTATTGAGAACAAGACTTTCGAGACCTTAG
- the atpB gene encoding F0F1 ATP synthase subunit A, which yields MAEQTASGYIQHHLQNLTFGHLPDGSWGFAHSAAEAKEMGFWAFHVDTLGWSVALGLIFVLIFRMAAKKATSGQPGALQNFVEVLVEFVDGSVRDSFHGRSAVIAPLALTIFAWVFLMNAVDLIPVDWIPQLAIMITGDHHIPFRAVSTTDPNATLGMALSVFALIIFYSIKIKGIGGFIGELTLHPFGSKNIFVQALLIPVNFLLEFVTLVAKPISLALRLFGNMYAGELVFILIAVMFGSGLLWLSGLGVVLQWAWAVFHILIITLQAFIFMMLTIVYLSMAHEDNH from the coding sequence ATGGCAGAGCAAACAGCTTCGGGCTATATCCAGCACCACTTGCAGAACTTGACCTTCGGTCATTTGCCAGACGGCAGTTGGGGCTTCGCGCATTCCGCAGCGGAAGCAAAAGAAATGGGCTTTTGGGCTTTCCACGTCGACACCCTCGGCTGGTCGGTCGCATTGGGTCTGATTTTTGTCCTCATCTTCCGCATGGCCGCAAAAAAGGCGACTTCCGGTCAGCCGGGCGCCCTGCAGAACTTCGTTGAAGTGCTCGTCGAGTTCGTCGACGGCAGCGTCCGGGACAGCTTCCATGGCCGTAGCGCCGTGATCGCTCCTCTGGCGTTGACCATCTTCGCCTGGGTGTTCCTCATGAACGCGGTCGACTTGATTCCTGTCGACTGGATCCCGCAGCTGGCGATCATGATCACCGGTGATCACCACATTCCTTTCCGCGCCGTATCGACCACCGATCCGAACGCGACGCTGGGCATGGCACTGTCCGTATTCGCGCTGATCATTTTCTACAGCATCAAGATTAAGGGTATCGGCGGCTTCATCGGCGAATTGACCCTGCACCCGTTCGGCAGCAAGAACATTTTCGTTCAAGCGCTGTTGATTCCGGTGAACTTCCTGCTTGAATTCGTGACTCTGGTGGCCAAGCCCATCTCCCTGGCACTGCGACTGTTCGGCAACATGTACGCGGGTGAACTGGTGTTCATTCTGATCGCGGTCATGTTCGGGAGCGGCCTGCTGTGGCTTAGCGGTCTGGGCGTGGTCCTGCAATGGGCGTGGGCTGTGTTCCACATCCTGATCATCACCCTGCAAGCGTTCATCTTCATGATGCTGACCATCGTCTACCTGTCGATGGCTCACGAAGATAACCATTGA
- the atpE gene encoding F0F1 ATP synthase subunit C, whose amino-acid sequence METVVGLTAIAVALLIGLGALGTAIGFGLLGGKFLEGAARQPEMVPMLQVKMFIVAGLLDAVTMIGVGIALFFTFANPFVGQLAG is encoded by the coding sequence ATGGAAACTGTAGTTGGTCTAACTGCTATCGCTGTTGCACTGCTGATCGGCCTGGGCGCACTGGGTACTGCAATCGGTTTCGGCTTGCTGGGCGGTAAATTTCTGGAAGGCGCTGCGCGTCAACCGGAAATGGTTCCAATGCTGCAAGTTAAAATGTTCATCGTGGCTGGTCTGCTCGACGCCGTGACCATGATCGGTGTTGGTATCGCTCTGTTCTTCACTTTTGCGAACCCCTTCGTTGGTCAACTCGCTGGCTGA
- a CDS encoding F0F1 ATP synthase subunit B has translation MNINATLIGQSVAFFIFVLFCMKFVWPPVIAALHERQKKIADGLDAATRAARDLELAQDKVGQQLREAKAQAAEIIEQAKKRGTQIVDEAREQARVEADRIKAQAQAEIEQELNGVKDALRAQLGSLAVNGAEKILGATIDQNAHAELVNKLAAEI, from the coding sequence GTGAACATTAATGCAACCCTGATTGGCCAGTCCGTTGCGTTCTTCATTTTTGTGCTGTTCTGCATGAAGTTCGTGTGGCCTCCGGTCATCGCGGCTTTGCACGAACGTCAGAAGAAGATTGCGGATGGACTGGACGCTGCTACACGAGCAGCTCGCGACCTGGAGCTGGCCCAAGATAAAGTGGGTCAGCAACTGCGCGAAGCTAAGGCTCAAGCAGCTGAGATCATTGAGCAAGCCAAGAAACGCGGTACCCAGATTGTCGACGAAGCCCGTGAACAGGCTCGCGTTGAAGCTGACCGCATCAAGGCTCAGGCTCAGGCCGAGATCGAACAGGAACTGAACGGCGTCAAAGATGCGCTGCGCGCCCAATTGGGTAGCCTGGCAGTCAACGGCGCAGAGAAGATCCTGGGTGCCACAATCGATCAAAACGCGCACGCGGAGCTGGTAAACAAACTGGCTGCTGAAATTTAA